From a region of the Trichoderma atroviride chromosome 6, complete sequence genome:
- a CDS encoding uncharacterized protein (EggNog:ENOG41~TransMembrane:1 (n3-18c27/28o37-61i)~SECRETED:SignalP(1-20)), whose translation MGVCSVICVIFITIICTLRCQLPDSRCANYVALVPPLGVWAVAGCGMDLVINIFLTILGYLPGHIHAFYLEYVYYDRRQQAREGYAPPRRAPGIYSEKVQTGGQAFRQNYGTMAAAPPPPPPPAAQTEPAPIGGQPYESQAYGNQPYNQGYGNPGYGNQGYGNQGYGNQGYSNQGHNNQHSGYI comes from the exons ATGGGTGTTTGTTCGGTCATATGCGTGATATTCATCACCATTATCTGTACGCTGAGATGTCAACTTCCAGACTCGCGTTGTGCTAACTACGTTGCTTTAGTCCCTCCGCTCGGCGTCTGGGCTGTAGCAGGATGTGGAATGG ATTTGGTCATCAACATATTCCTGACGATTCTCGGATACTTGCCGGGCCACATACACGCGTTTTATCTTGAATATGTCTACTACGATAGGCGGCAACAAGCCCGCGAGGGTTATGCTCCACCACGTCGTGCTCCCGGCATTTACTCCGAAAAGGTGCAAACGGGTGGGCAAGCCTTTCGACAAAATTACGGaacaatggcagcggcaccaccaccgccaccaccaccagctgcGCAAACCGAACCAGCGCCCATTGGTGGTCAGCCGTACGAAAGCCAGGCATATGGGAATCAGCCATACAATCAGGGTTATGGTAACCCGGGATATGGCAACCAGGGATATGGCAACCAGGGATATGGCAATCAAGGGTATAGCAACCAAGGGCACAACAACCAACATTCAGGATATATCTAA